The genomic interval TGCCCTTTTTTCAAGTTTGGTTACATGTCTGCCAATGGAGCAATTGCAGAGGCTGTTAAGGGTGAGAACTTTGTTCACATCATCGATTTCCAAATTGCTCAGGGGAGCCAGTGGGCAACTATGATACAGGCACTTGCTGCAAGACCTGGGGGACCACCATACCTCAGGATTACTGGTATAGATGACTCGAATTCTGCTCATGCCCGAGGTGGTGGGCTGGATATAGTTGGACGGCGTTTATTCAATATTGCCCAGTCATGTGGTCTGCCCTTTGAGTTCAATGCTGTCCCAGCTGGTAGTCATGAGGTTATGCTTGAACATCTTGATATAAGATCTGGGGAGGTCATTGTTGTTAATTTTGCCTACCAGCTGCATCACACTCCTGATGAGAGTGTGGGCGTAGAAAATCATCGGGACAGGATATTGAGAATGGTGAAGGGCCTCTCTCCAAGGGTGGTAACACTTGTAGAGCAGGAGGCGAACACAAACACTGCACCTTTCTTCAATAGATACTTGGAAACTCTCGATTATTACACAGCTATGTTTGAAGCTATAGATGTTGCTTGCCCAAGGAATGATAAGAAGCGGATTAGCACTGAGCAACACTGTGTTGCAAGAGATATCGTCAATTTGATTGCATGTGAAGGTGCGGAAAGGGTGGAGAGGCACGAACCTTTTGGAAAATGGAGGTCAAGGCTTGCAATGGCTGGCTTTAGGCCATATCCACTAAGTGCATTGGTGAACAGCACTATCAAAAAGTTGTTGGATAGTTACCATAGTTATTACAAgctagaggagagagatggtGTCCTTTATCTTGGATGGAAGAACAGAAGGCTGGTTGTATCTTCTGCATGGCGGTGACATCTCAGTTGATTCGAAAGATGCTTCTTTAGGTATGATGTTGGAAACCTGCCAAATTTTATCATGGGAAATAAGATTAACTATTGACAATTTGTagtttcaaaacaaaaaaaaggaaatgcatTATGTGACAGTGTTATATAGGCAACGGAAAATAAGCAATGCACAATTTATTACGTCTTCTAAACTTCGCATTGCACCATTGACTGATTGTTTAGTTAATTATatggttaattagatccatgccattacaaatatgtcagtttagaaaaatgccaTTACAATTTCTGTTTTCGCAtagatgccattataaattttactctATCCTAGATATGCCATTTTCTACCCTCCAGAGGCAACTGGACCCACCTGCAGGGCACTCTAATTTCGTATTGTCTAAAATACCCTTATCTCCACTCACTGACATGCGGGCCCCTCTCCCACAGCCCAGGCCCCTCTTGCTTGGCCCCGTCGACGATGGCGGGTGGAGTCCAGGCTTCTGGATGGCGAttgcgacggcgaggtggccaGGGAGAGctgcgacgacggtgacggggTCGGCGACGGGCAGCAGGGATGGGGAGCGCGACGAGGAGAGCGAGGACGACGGGGATGCGGCACCATCGACGTCCATGGTGATGCCAATGTTGTC from Oryza brachyantha chromosome 3, ObraRS2, whole genome shotgun sequence carries:
- the LOC102721814 gene encoding scarecrow-like protein 21, with translation MSMQASNRPYRYEDNSQIPYYSQSSMNVGRNGTYCVQQNHEDLYVSSDDGSQNSNPKAQVLQAQYCTLDSSSGNFVYPAHSSTSSQSQYISGSPISQQDSHSEHTSGSPVSASCVTEVPGLRFTTIEEIENAMFGPEPDTVSSDCSLLTDSAFYQDNWREHLGINTRDLKQVIVACGKAVDENGWYRDLLISELRNMVSISGEPMQRLGAYMLEGLVARLSSTGHALYKSLKCKEPTSLELMSYMHLLYEICPFFKFGYMSANGAIAEAVKGENFVHIIDFQIAQGSQWATMIQALAARPGGPPYLRITGIDDSNSAHARGGGLDIVGRRLFNIAQSCGLPFEFNAVPAGSHEVMLEHLDIRSGEVIVVNFAYQLHHTPDESVGVENHRDRILRMVKGLSPRVVTLVEQEANTNTAPFFNRYLETLDYYTAMFEAIDVACPRNDKKRISTEQHCVARDIVNLIACEGAERVERHEPFGKWRSRLAMAGFRPYPLSALVNSTIKKLLDSYHSYYKLEERDGVLYLGWKNRRLVVSSAWR